The following proteins are co-located in the Meriones unguiculatus strain TT.TT164.6M chromosome 4, Bangor_MerUng_6.1, whole genome shotgun sequence genome:
- the LOC110545321 gene encoding thymosin beta-10-like, giving the protein MADKPDMGEIASFDEAKLKKTETQEKNTLPTKETTEQEKRSEIS; this is encoded by the coding sequence ATGGCAGACAAGCCGGACATGGGGGAAATCGCCAGCTTTGATGAGGCCAAGCTGAAGAAAACCGAGACGCAGGAGAAGAACACCCTGCCAACCAAAGAGACCACTGAACAGGAAAAGAGGAGTGAAATCTCCTAA